In Nitrospira sp., a single genomic region encodes these proteins:
- a CDS encoding arylsulfatase has product MQRSTIVIALILLVMLPTWATAQDVLPRPEQPFKGHIGRTTKDSTPDFPKEVQAPKGAPNVLLVLIDDAGFGVSTTFGGPVPTPALDRVAKAGLRYTQFHTTALCSPTRAALLSGRNHHSAATGVVMEMGTGYPGYNSIMPKSTGTFAQVLKQNGYNTAWYGKNHNVPDWHSSQAGPYDLWPTELGFEYFYGFIGADTNNWAPALFEGTKPIEPPHDDPSYHLDVDMADKAIARIRLLNAVAPDKPWLQYFAPGTSHAPHHAPKDWIAKFKGRFDQGWDKVREETFARQKQIGIIPANTQLTPRPKEIPAWDSFDADHKKVFARMMEVYAAALSHADHEIGRVIDAIEDMGDLDNTLIIYIMGDNGASGEGTPQGLLNEASIMNGIPEDFSQVLARIDELGSPTTFNHFPVGWAHAMDTPFQWTKQIASHFGGMRNGMAISWPARIKDRGGIRTQFHHVIDIAPTILEAAGVAFPAQLNGVAQKPIEGVSMVYTFDDAKGPSRRRTQYFEMMVNRAIYNDGWVAATAPARVPWVVAGQLPEADEYRWELYNVAEDFSQAVNLADKQPAKLRELQDLFWVEAAKYNVLPLDNSVVARFDVRLRPSLTRGRSVFTYFDGMTRIPEGSAPDLKNKSWKIGADVDVPKDGANGVIATQGGRFNGWGLYLLDGKPVFHYNLAGVQRFNIAGTEKLDPGKHVILVDFKYDGGGFGKGGTVTITVDDKPVATGRIDRTYAFRVSLDETLDIGEDTGTPVSEEYKVPFKFSGKLNRVLIRLSDAPLSADDEEQIRRAKAAITLSQ; this is encoded by the coding sequence ATGCAACGTTCGACGATAGTCATTGCGCTGATCCTCCTCGTCATGTTGCCGACCTGGGCGACTGCCCAAGACGTTCTGCCTCGGCCGGAGCAGCCCTTCAAGGGCCACATCGGGCGCACGACGAAGGACTCCACGCCGGACTTCCCGAAGGAAGTGCAGGCTCCAAAGGGCGCGCCGAATGTGCTGCTCGTCTTGATCGACGACGCCGGCTTCGGCGTGTCCACGACGTTCGGCGGGCCGGTTCCCACGCCTGCGCTGGACCGGGTGGCCAAGGCTGGGCTGCGCTATACGCAGTTCCACACCACGGCGCTCTGCTCGCCCACGCGCGCGGCGCTGCTCTCGGGACGTAATCACCATTCCGCCGCGACCGGCGTCGTCATGGAGATGGGCACCGGCTATCCCGGCTACAACTCGATCATGCCGAAGAGCACCGGCACCTTTGCCCAAGTGCTCAAGCAGAACGGCTACAACACCGCCTGGTACGGCAAGAACCACAACGTGCCCGACTGGCACTCCAGCCAGGCCGGCCCCTACGACCTGTGGCCTACCGAGCTCGGCTTCGAGTATTTCTACGGGTTCATCGGCGCCGACACTAACAACTGGGCACCGGCCCTGTTCGAAGGCACCAAGCCCATCGAGCCGCCGCATGACGATCCCAGCTACCACCTCGACGTGGACATGGCCGACAAGGCCATCGCCCGCATCCGGCTGCTGAACGCGGTGGCGCCGGACAAACCGTGGCTGCAGTACTTCGCGCCCGGCACCTCCCACGCCCCGCACCATGCGCCCAAGGATTGGATCGCCAAGTTCAAGGGCCGGTTCGACCAGGGCTGGGACAAGGTACGCGAGGAGACCTTTGCGCGACAGAAGCAGATCGGCATCATCCCAGCCAACACCCAGCTTACGCCGCGTCCCAAGGAGATCCCGGCGTGGGACTCGTTCGATGCTGACCACAAGAAGGTCTTTGCCCGGATGATGGAGGTCTATGCGGCGGCGCTCTCACATGCCGACCATGAGATCGGCCGCGTCATTGATGCCATCGAGGATATGGGCGATCTCGACAATACACTGATCATCTACATCATGGGCGACAACGGCGCGAGCGGCGAGGGCACGCCGCAGGGTCTGCTCAACGAAGCGTCGATCATGAACGGCATCCCCGAGGACTTCAGCCAGGTCCTGGCGCGCATCGACGAGCTCGGGTCTCCCACGACCTTCAACCATTTCCCGGTCGGCTGGGCGCATGCCATGGACACGCCGTTCCAGTGGACCAAGCAGATCGCGTCGCACTTCGGCGGCATGCGCAACGGCATGGCCATCTCCTGGCCGGCGCGGATTAAGGACCGGGGCGGCATCCGCACCCAGTTCCACCACGTGATCGACATCGCCCCCACCATCCTCGAGGCCGCGGGCGTGGCGTTCCCCGCCCAGCTCAACGGCGTAGCCCAGAAGCCGATCGAAGGTGTGAGCATGGTCTACACCTTCGATGATGCCAAGGGGCCGTCGAGGCGCCGCACCCAGTATTTCGAGATGATGGTGAACCGCGCGATCTACAACGACGGCTGGGTGGCTGCTACCGCACCGGCCCGCGTGCCTTGGGTGGTCGCGGGCCAACTGCCCGAGGCCGATGAGTACAGATGGGAGCTCTACAACGTCGCGGAGGACTTCAGCCAGGCCGTGAACCTCGCTGACAAGCAGCCCGCGAAGCTCCGCGAGCTACAAGATCTGTTCTGGGTCGAGGCCGCCAAGTACAACGTGCTGCCGCTCGACAACAGCGTGGTCGCGCGCTTCGACGTCCGGCTGCGCCCCAGCCTCACCCGAGGGCGTAGCGTGTTTACCTACTTCGACGGCATGACGCGGATTCCCGAAGGGAGCGCGCCGGACCTCAAGAACAAGTCCTGGAAAATCGGCGCCGACGTGGATGTCCCCAAGGATGGTGCAAACGGCGTGATCGCCACGCAGGGCGGACGTTTCAACGGCTGGGGCCTGTATCTGCTCGACGGCAAACCCGTGTTCCACTACAACCTTGCGGGTGTCCAGAGGTTTAACATCGCGGGCACGGAGAAGCTGGACCCGGGCAAGCACGTCATTCTCGTGGACTTCAAATACGACGGCGGCGGCTTCGGCAAGGGCGGTACGGTCACGATCACCGTGGACGACAAGCCGGTAGCCACGGGCCGCATCGACCGCACCTATGCGTTCCGCGTCTCGCTCGACGAAACGCTGGATATCGGCGAAGACACAGGTACGCCGGTCAGCGAGGAGTATAAGGTGCCGTTCAAGTTCAGCGGCAAGTTGAACCGCGTCCTCATCCGGCTCTCCGACGCGCCGCTCAGCGCCGACGATGAGGAGCAGATCCGGAGGGCCAAGGCCGCGATCACTCTGTCGCAATAA
- a CDS encoding YMGG-like glycine zipper-containing protein, with protein sequence MIRALLVAVMPVLIALIGFSSDIGAQMFVYPEKGQTKDQQELDQFTCYKWAKEQTGIDPYRQTAAAPPPPEGGQAVRGAARGAALGAVGGAIGGNAGKGAAIGAAVGGGAGMMRRRRAEMEYEHQVEEQAADRQAAQQTFNRAYGVCLEGKGYKVG encoded by the coding sequence ATGATTCGTGCATTACTCGTTGCCGTGATGCCGGTGCTTATCGCTCTGATCGGATTCTCAAGCGACATCGGCGCCCAGATGTTCGTCTATCCCGAGAAGGGACAAACCAAGGACCAGCAGGAGCTGGATCAATTCACCTGTTACAAGTGGGCCAAGGAACAGACCGGGATCGACCCCTATCGGCAAACCGCCGCTGCGCCCCCTCCGCCAGAAGGCGGACAAGCCGTACGGGGAGCGGCGAGGGGCGCAGCGCTCGGCGCCGTCGGGGGCGCCATCGGGGGCAATGCCGGTAAGGGTGCCGCGATCGGGGCTGCCGTCGGAGGTGGTGCTGGCATGATGCGACGGCGGCGGGCCGAGATGGAATATGAACACCAGGTCGAGGAACAGGCGGCCGACCGTCAGGCTGCTCAGCAAACGTTCAACCGAGCCTATGGTGTTTGCTTGGAGGGGAAAGGATACAAGGTGGGGTAA
- a CDS encoding DUF5069 domain-containing protein: protein MVELPVHSNTMAQQKYPRSPKILLGGIAHLGRFIDKIRLRNAGLIQDYNYMTVGFDKYLIDFLGIDAKAFEQRALAGGSDEELLAWVAARGKDLTHDEVVQWSRGLLASEPKDEAARQRFQNRLQEVAAKRGVTVSALPSVSTWADVIELDEERM from the coding sequence ATGGTAGAGCTGCCGGTGCACAGTAACACTATGGCGCAACAGAAATATCCCCGCAGTCCAAAAATTCTTCTCGGCGGCATCGCCCATCTCGGACGCTTTATCGACAAGATTCGTCTCCGGAACGCCGGTCTGATTCAGGACTACAACTACATGACGGTCGGGTTCGATAAGTACCTGATCGACTTTCTCGGCATCGATGCCAAGGCGTTCGAACAACGTGCCCTGGCAGGTGGGAGCGACGAGGAATTGCTCGCGTGGGTTGCGGCGCGCGGAAAAGACCTGACGCATGACGAAGTCGTTCAGTGGAGCCGGGGGCTGCTCGCTTCCGAACCCAAAGATGAGGCGGCGCGCCAACGGTTCCAAAACCGCCTGCAAGAAGTCGCCGCGAAACGGGGCGTGACGGTGAGCGCGCTCCCGTCGGTTTCCACCTGGGCGGACGTCATCGAACTCGATGAGGAACGGATGTAA
- a CDS encoding PilZ domain-containing protein yields MERRKYRRVPAQLKGLLRGNSHEVEGTTVDLSLGGAKIESSLDVHPGKMIVIRLMIPGVEEPVSIPEALVRWVEPHQFGVEFQHVDQKELDELEQLLDEFEEVEGSGHA; encoded by the coding sequence ATGGAACGTAGAAAGTATCGGCGCGTGCCGGCTCAACTCAAGGGACTGCTACGCGGCAACTCACACGAGGTCGAGGGCACGACCGTGGATCTGTCGCTCGGAGGCGCAAAGATCGAAAGCAGCCTAGATGTCCATCCGGGGAAAATGATCGTGATCCGCCTGATGATTCCGGGGGTCGAAGAGCCGGTTTCGATTCCGGAGGCGCTGGTCCGCTGGGTTGAGCCGCACCAGTTCGGCGTCGAATTTCAGCATGTCGACCAGAAAGAACTCGACGAGTTAGAGCAACTGCTCGACGAATTTGAGGAGGTGGAAGGCAGCGGACACGCCTAG
- a CDS encoding CHAP domain-containing protein, which yields MRHKVFIGGFIVAITLVGCSSMQRDRTGAAPVSSQVCCRSTEVAPSRSAIVRSAARLVGARTVEVNGHRIHYDCAGVTRAVFLEHGIDLYESRMVDRHANGVRLIYNHIREYGSVHQGPAVRPGDLVFFDNTWDSNGDGKMNDPLTHVGIVERQERDGTITFISRVSGAVERYHMNLGLPHVHRAADGTILNDHLRRKDTGLADQAGYLTGELFAGFGTRPGL from the coding sequence ATGCGACACAAGGTTTTCATCGGCGGCTTCATCGTCGCCATCACGCTGGTCGGCTGCTCTTCCATGCAACGGGACCGAACCGGTGCCGCACCCGTGTCCAGCCAGGTCTGTTGCCGCTCGACGGAAGTCGCGCCCAGCCGATCGGCCATCGTCCGGAGCGCCGCCAGGCTCGTCGGCGCGCGCACCGTCGAAGTGAACGGCCACCGAATCCATTATGACTGCGCCGGTGTCACGCGCGCCGTGTTTCTCGAACACGGCATCGATCTCTACGAAAGCCGGATGGTGGACCGGCATGCCAATGGGGTCCGGCTCATTTATAACCACATCCGGGAATACGGCAGCGTCCACCAGGGACCGGCGGTCAGGCCCGGAGACCTGGTCTTCTTCGACAACACTTGGGACTCCAACGGCGACGGGAAAATGAACGATCCGCTCACGCACGTGGGTATCGTGGAGCGGCAGGAACGTGACGGCACCATCACCTTCATCAGCCGGGTCTCAGGAGCCGTGGAACGCTACCACATGAACCTCGGCCTGCCGCATGTCCACCGCGCCGCAGACGGGACAATTCTCAACGATCATCTCAGGCGCAAGGATACCGGCCTCGCGGACCAAGCCGGATACCTCACCGGCGAACTGTTCGCCGGATTCGGCACCCGACCCGGGCTTTAG
- a CDS encoding SUMF1/EgtB/PvdO family nonheme iron enzyme, with the protein MSSPTIVIPAGQFLIGSKRIDDDPYGLWTQFDDTELPQQRVWLDAYAMDRDEVSLGEYLLFLQHRKQTPSEELQKLIWHVITVHSISDHTLSRWPALYVSWYEARDLCSSKGKRLPTEAEWEKSARGEDGNLFPWGSQAPDNRLAMFGQHHVHEIPILAPVDSLENGRSPYGIHHAAGNVAEWVQDWFGFDYYAYMPERNPPGPVSGRYKSVRGGSWKSKAIMLRTATRGGAPPDNRSPTIGFRCAATVSPPGRPPTEK; encoded by the coding sequence GTGTCCTCGCCCACGATCGTGATTCCGGCCGGTCAGTTCCTGATTGGCAGCAAGCGGATCGACGACGATCCCTACGGACTCTGGACGCAATTCGACGACACGGAACTGCCCCAGCAGCGGGTGTGGCTCGATGCCTATGCGATGGACCGGGACGAGGTGAGCTTGGGCGAGTATCTCCTCTTCTTGCAACACCGCAAGCAGACGCCCTCCGAAGAATTACAGAAGCTGATCTGGCACGTCATCACGGTCCATTCCATCTCGGACCACACGTTGAGCCGCTGGCCGGCGCTCTACGTTTCGTGGTACGAGGCCAGAGACCTGTGCAGCTCCAAGGGGAAACGTCTGCCGACGGAGGCGGAATGGGAAAAGAGTGCGCGCGGCGAAGACGGCAACCTGTTCCCCTGGGGATCTCAGGCGCCCGACAACCGGCTTGCGATGTTCGGCCAGCATCACGTTCATGAAATTCCCATCCTCGCACCGGTTGATTCTCTTGAGAACGGTCGAAGCCCCTACGGCATCCACCATGCGGCCGGAAACGTCGCCGAATGGGTGCAGGACTGGTTCGGCTTCGACTATTACGCGTACATGCCGGAGCGCAATCCTCCGGGGCCTGTGAGCGGGCGATACAAGAGCGTCCGTGGCGGGTCATGGAAGAGCAAGGCGATCATGCTCCGCACCGCGACACGGGGCGGCGCGCCGCCGGACAATCGCTCACCCACCATCGGCTTTCGCTGCGCGGCCACCGTTTCACCTCCAGGGCGACCGCCCACCGAAAAGTGA
- a CDS encoding MBL fold metallo-hydrolase, with protein sequence MTDFIRKTFPVPPLGCNCSILGDSGSGQALVVDPGGAPEHILHEIRQLGLSVTAILHTHAHFDHFLASGEIKKATGAALCLHPADRELWTMLDVQCRMFGVPYIAVPLPDHWLRDEEKISFGAETMVALHTPGHTPGSMSFHVPDQKIVLAGDTLFRGSIGRTDLWGGDFDSIERSIRERLYTLDEGTIVVTGHGAETEIGWEKESNQFFRR encoded by the coding sequence ATGACCGACTTCATCCGGAAAACGTTTCCTGTGCCACCCCTCGGATGCAATTGCTCCATCCTCGGGGATTCCGGCTCCGGGCAGGCCCTCGTCGTTGACCCGGGCGGCGCTCCCGAGCACATCCTGCACGAGATCCGGCAGCTGGGATTATCGGTCACCGCGATCCTCCATACACATGCCCACTTCGATCATTTTCTCGCTTCCGGCGAAATCAAGAAGGCCACGGGCGCTGCTCTGTGTCTGCACCCGGCCGATCGTGAGCTGTGGACCATGCTCGACGTCCAATGCCGGATGTTCGGGGTCCCCTATATAGCCGTTCCGCTGCCGGATCATTGGCTGCGCGACGAGGAGAAGATCTCATTCGGCGCCGAGACGATGGTCGCCCTCCACACGCCCGGCCATACGCCAGGATCCATGAGCTTTCATGTGCCGGATCAGAAGATCGTGCTGGCGGGTGACACATTATTTCGCGGCAGTATCGGACGGACGGACCTCTGGGGTGGTGATTTCGACAGCATCGAGCGGTCCATCCGTGAGCGGCTGTATACGTTGGATGAAGGGACCATCGTGGTGACCGGGCACGGGGCGGAGACCGAAATCGGCTGGGAAAAAGAGTCCAACCAGTTTTTCCGTCGGTGA
- a CDS encoding bifunctional nuclease family protein: protein MIRGSLFALLLGVAGWSIGLAEEPAKSSEPVRITDVKVRLSDHGPVVLLGAEGKAIPIFVDLTVALSIQGALNHEKLARPLTHDLMHTILETYGGTVTQTIITLKGGTYYGALTVAVRGDTKVFDSRSSDSIALAIHFNAPIIVSRELLDSAGRMVETQKPEDL from the coding sequence ATGATCAGAGGCAGTCTGTTCGCCCTCTTATTGGGAGTCGCCGGCTGGTCCATTGGTCTTGCGGAGGAGCCGGCGAAATCGTCCGAGCCGGTCAGGATTACCGACGTCAAGGTCCGCCTGTCCGATCACGGTCCGGTTGTGCTGTTGGGGGCCGAAGGGAAGGCGATTCCGATATTCGTCGATCTGACGGTAGCCTTGTCGATTCAGGGAGCGCTCAACCACGAGAAGCTGGCCCGTCCCCTGACACATGACCTGATGCACACGATCCTTGAAACCTACGGAGGGACGGTTACTCAGACAATCATCACCTTGAAGGGGGGTACGTACTACGGAGCGCTGACGGTGGCGGTCAGAGGGGATACGAAAGTGTTCGACAGCCGATCCTCGGATTCAATCGCCCTCGCCATTCACTTCAACGCGCCGATCATCGTCAGCCGGGAGCTGCTCGATTCGGCCGGCCGAATGGTGGAAACACAAAAACCCGAGGACCTATGA
- the trpS gene encoding tryptophan--tRNA ligase, which produces MTGRKRVLSGMQPSGLLHLGNYLGALENWKALQDQHECYFFVADWHALSSNYADTSRIREFVRELLIDWLAAGIDPVRSTVFIQSRIPEHAVLHLLLSMIIPVSWLERNPTYKEKQEEIKEKDLSTYGFLGYPVLQAADILLYKPDFVPVGKDQLPHLELTRELARRFNSLYRPVFPEPMEHLTKFPKVLGTDGRKMSKSYGNTINLSDTEPVVRQKLKTMMTDPARVRRHDPGNPDVCPVYDFHKIFSPLPVIEQINRECRTAAIGCIDCKKLVADRLVERMIPIWEARAALTKEPSRLEEIVAEGSRKAGEVAKATLHDVTEAMRI; this is translated from the coding sequence ATGACCGGTAGGAAACGGGTGCTCAGCGGGATGCAGCCGAGCGGGTTGCTGCACCTGGGGAATTACCTCGGCGCCCTGGAGAACTGGAAAGCCTTGCAAGACCAACACGAATGTTATTTCTTCGTCGCGGACTGGCACGCCCTCTCGTCCAACTACGCAGACACCAGCCGAATCCGGGAATTCGTGCGTGAACTGCTGATCGATTGGCTCGCGGCCGGGATCGACCCGGTTCGCTCTACGGTCTTCATCCAGTCACGGATACCCGAGCACGCCGTGCTGCATCTCCTCCTCTCGATGATCATTCCAGTGTCCTGGCTCGAGCGGAATCCGACCTACAAGGAAAAGCAGGAAGAGATCAAGGAGAAGGATCTCAGCACCTACGGATTTCTCGGCTATCCGGTACTTCAGGCTGCCGATATCTTGTTGTACAAACCGGACTTCGTGCCGGTCGGCAAGGATCAGCTTCCCCATCTGGAGCTGACGCGCGAGTTGGCCAGGCGATTCAACAGTCTCTACCGTCCGGTGTTCCCGGAGCCGATGGAGCATCTGACGAAGTTTCCCAAAGTGCTGGGCACCGACGGCCGAAAGATGAGCAAGAGCTACGGCAACACCATCAATCTGTCCGACACCGAACCGGTTGTGCGGCAAAAATTGAAGACGATGATGACCGACCCGGCCCGTGTCCGGCGTCATGATCCGGGCAATCCCGACGTGTGCCCGGTCTACGACTTCCACAAGATCTTTTCGCCCCTTCCGGTCATCGAACAGATCAACCGGGAATGCCGGACGGCTGCGATCGGCTGCATTGATTGCAAGAAACTCGTGGCCGACCGGCTGGTCGAACGCATGATCCCCATCTGGGAAGCCCGTGCCGCCCTGACGAAAGAACCATCACGGCTCGAGGAGATCGTGGCAGAGGGAAGCCGCAAAGCCGGCGAGGTCGCCAAGGCCACGCTGCACGACGTGACCGAAGCCATGCGGATCTAG
- a CDS encoding site-2 protease family protein codes for MNGIGHILYQISYMGLPLLFAMVLHEYAHGWMADKCGDPTAKLQGRLTLNPLAHIDPFGTILMPLLCLMLPGSFLLGWAKPVPIDPRNMTRPRRDMALVAAAGPGMNLALAVVSALVLAAIMTMDPDLSIRGAASGADEQDASLSAMFLLPIAVMAFYSVLINVFLGLFNLIPIPPLDGGRILVSLLPSQPAMVLARLEPYGMLILVGLLVFDKELRIIHTISSVFATGLSGTLLSTALGFSTGGSAQ; via the coding sequence ATGAACGGCATCGGCCACATTCTTTATCAGATTTCGTACATGGGGCTCCCCTTGCTGTTCGCCATGGTCCTGCATGAGTATGCCCACGGATGGATGGCGGATAAATGCGGGGATCCGACGGCCAAGCTCCAAGGGAGGCTTACGCTGAATCCGCTGGCCCACATCGATCCCTTCGGGACGATCCTCATGCCGTTGCTCTGTCTGATGTTGCCCGGCAGCTTCCTGCTCGGATGGGCCAAGCCCGTCCCGATCGATCCGCGGAACATGACTCGTCCACGGCGCGACATGGCCCTCGTGGCGGCGGCCGGACCAGGAATGAATCTCGCGCTGGCCGTCGTCAGCGCGCTGGTCCTCGCCGCGATCATGACCATGGATCCCGATCTCTCGATCCGCGGTGCGGCCAGCGGTGCCGACGAACAGGACGCGTCTCTGAGTGCGATGTTCCTGCTGCCCATCGCGGTCATGGCCTTCTATTCGGTGCTCATCAACGTATTCCTCGGCCTGTTCAATTTGATTCCGATCCCCCCACTCGACGGGGGACGCATCCTTGTCAGTCTGCTGCCCTCTCAACCGGCCATGGTGCTGGCCCGCCTGGAGCCCTACGGCATGCTGATTCTGGTCGGGCTGCTGGTCTTCGACAAGGAGCTGCGCATCATTCATACGATTTCGAGCGTCTTCGCAACCGGCCTCTCAGGAACGTTGCTCTCAACCGCCCTGGGCTTCAGCACAGGAGGATCCGCTCAATGA
- a CDS encoding penicillin-binding protein activator, whose translation MTLRPFHAWFCSLVEMVVAFGGGARRLFCCAALLASVCVSTTALPAQSGKTPSGKTESVKTEPGKNAPANHPTLNQAKRLIDQGQAEEAVTLLRRFLTTGPKPDLLDDTYLLLAAALYGSQQYAESLKYLQQLQTEFPNSEVSDRGKLLLARTHAAMGNPDLAFPILTGIRALSQDETAKREAVHISGELYLQKKEYSRAIQAWLEEMALSTSEQAEEIRGQIRTVINESFDKKALERIREAYPKSFPGDLASIRLIELYLSRGEDHQAARQIQQFLAHFPAHPYGAKATDQLSSLQTKLKSNQFLIAAVLPLSGKLAPFSNEVLSGIELAVALNGEGGGGPSVGLLVKDPETERGSFIDDLGSVLAGDRPIAIIGPLLSKNLPVMAELAERAHIPLLTPTATLPNVRRLGSYTFSTALTYQLQAKRIAAYAVGEQGFRRFCILHPDTTYGRELARWFAQEIHSHDGEIIAIESYKEGESDLGQQLKRMKAEDLKKYGLSVPVDQAKLGGKSTKMDKKVLYTPGFDAIYIPGRAADVGLIAAQLNFHDMKVPFLGSNGWNVPDFARTADQSIDGSVFVDGFFVDSPNPNVQVFVSHYRKRFQTSPTLFAMQGYDAARFVLEAVRKGAASGEGVRDFLVSQPDLPALGGPAAFLADGSLNRPLFLIQVKRGRFIQVD comes from the coding sequence GTGACTCTCCGACCTTTTCACGCATGGTTCTGTTCCCTCGTCGAGATGGTCGTCGCATTCGGCGGCGGAGCCCGACGGCTGTTCTGCTGCGCCGCGCTGCTGGCAAGTGTGTGCGTATCGACAACCGCCCTGCCTGCGCAATCCGGCAAGACGCCATCAGGAAAGACAGAATCCGTGAAGACCGAGCCCGGCAAGAATGCGCCGGCAAATCACCCGACCCTGAATCAGGCCAAGCGACTAATCGATCAAGGACAGGCGGAGGAAGCGGTCACGCTGCTTCGGCGGTTCCTCACCACCGGGCCCAAACCGGATCTCCTCGACGACACGTATCTCTTGCTCGCCGCCGCATTGTACGGCTCACAGCAATATGCCGAGAGCCTGAAGTACCTGCAGCAATTGCAGACGGAATTTCCCAATTCCGAGGTGAGCGATCGAGGAAAGCTGCTGCTCGCCAGGACCCACGCGGCCATGGGCAACCCCGACCTTGCGTTTCCGATTTTGACGGGAATCCGCGCCCTGTCGCAAGACGAGACCGCGAAACGCGAAGCGGTGCACATCAGCGGAGAACTGTATCTCCAGAAGAAAGAGTATTCCCGCGCCATCCAAGCCTGGCTGGAGGAGATGGCGCTGAGCACAAGCGAACAGGCGGAAGAAATCCGTGGCCAGATCCGCACCGTGATCAACGAGTCGTTCGACAAGAAGGCGCTCGAGCGGATCCGGGAAGCCTATCCGAAGAGTTTTCCCGGAGACCTGGCTTCGATTCGGCTGATCGAATTGTATCTGAGCCGTGGAGAGGACCATCAGGCCGCCCGGCAAATCCAGCAGTTCCTCGCCCATTTCCCCGCCCATCCCTATGGCGCGAAAGCCACCGACCAGCTCTCTTCGTTACAGACCAAGCTGAAATCGAATCAGTTCTTGATCGCCGCCGTCCTCCCGCTTTCCGGCAAGCTGGCCCCGTTCTCGAATGAGGTCTTGAGCGGGATCGAACTGGCGGTAGCATTGAACGGCGAGGGTGGAGGGGGACCGTCGGTGGGACTCTTGGTCAAAGATCCGGAGACCGAACGCGGATCATTCATCGACGATCTCGGCTCGGTACTGGCGGGCGACCGGCCGATCGCGATCATCGGGCCGCTCCTCTCGAAAAATCTTCCAGTCATGGCCGAGTTGGCGGAACGCGCGCACATCCCCCTATTGACCCCGACGGCCACGCTTCCGAATGTCCGGCGCCTCGGCAGCTATACGTTTAGCACGGCCCTCACGTACCAGCTACAGGCCAAGCGCATCGCCGCCTACGCGGTGGGGGAGCAGGGATTCCGCCGTTTCTGTATCTTGCATCCGGACACGACGTACGGGCGTGAGCTGGCCCGTTGGTTCGCCCAGGAGATCCACTCGCACGACGGCGAGATCATCGCCATCGAATCGTACAAAGAGGGCGAGAGCGACCTCGGCCAACAGCTCAAACGGATGAAGGCCGAGGACCTCAAGAAATACGGCCTCTCAGTTCCCGTGGACCAGGCAAAACTCGGCGGTAAGTCCACGAAAATGGATAAGAAAGTGCTCTATACACCGGGGTTCGACGCCATCTATATTCCAGGACGGGCTGCGGACGTGGGGCTCATCGCCGCACAATTGAATTTTCACGATATGAAGGTCCCGTTTCTCGGCAGCAACGGGTGGAACGTGCCGGACTTCGCCCGGACCGCCGATCAATCGATCGACGGATCCGTGTTTGTGGACGGTTTTTTTGTCGACAGCCCCAATCCGAACGTTCAGGTGTTCGTCTCGCACTACAGGAAGCGGTTTCAGACGAGCCCGACTCTCTTCGCCATGCAAGGATACGATGCAGCCCGGTTCGTACTCGAGGCGGTCAGAAAAGGCGCCGCCTCCGGCGAAGGGGTGAGGGATTTTCTGGTGTCGCAGCCGGACCTCCCCGCGCTGGGAGGGCCGGCTGCCTTTCTGGCCGACGGCTCGCTCAATCGACCGCTCTTTCTGATTCAAGTGAAGCGCGGGCGTTTTATTCAGGTGGACTAG